The DNA region AAGAACAGAAGAGCAAAAAGCTTTAGATAACGACAAACCATTAGAATACGGTTACGTTGATGATAGAGATATTATGTTTGCTAAAATGACTTGGGAAAAAGTGGTTTTAGATGAGCGTGTAAACTTTCCATTATACTATCCAGTAGATACTAATAATATTGGAAGTGATAGACGTTCTTTATTTGATGTGTTAACAAAAGCAGTAGATCAAGGTAAAATTACAGACGTTTATAGCGATTCTTATTTTACTGGAAAACGTACTCAAAAAGAACTAGATCAAATTAGAACTTCTGTAGATACAATGGATATTGGTTACGATCAATTAAACGCAGATGGTTATGTAGATCCAGAATATATCATTACAAGAACTATTTCTTCTTATAATGTATCTGCCTACTTAATTAAAGGGTTATGGTATTTTGACAAACGTCAAGGTGAATTAAAATATCGTATTCTTGCTTTAGCGCCAGCTGCTCCAGACGTTAACTTTATCGATTCTAACGATGAAGCTAACAACGAACCAATTCCTTTATTCTGGATTTTTTATCCAGATGCAAGAGATGTCTTACACGAAGCAAAAGCATTCAATACCAAAAATAGTGCAATGCCTTTCTCTTTTGATCATATTTTAAACTCTAGACGATTTAACGGTGTAATCTATAAAGAAGAAAACGTTTACGGAGATAGAGAAGTAAAAGAGTATATTGCAGAAAACGCATTAATGCAACTTTTAGAATCTGAAAGAATTAAAGAAAAAATTAGAAACTTTGAGTTAGACATGTGGTCTTACTAATAAGTCACTATAAATTATTAAAACGCTCACTAAATAAGTGAGCGTTTTTTTATACCCATTACTTACCTTTGTAGTTATGAATATAGATTACATTATAGTTGGATGCGGATTAGCAGGTATTGCTTTTTGCGAGCAGTTAAAGATTAATAATAAATCTTTTATTGTATTTGATGATAAAAGCCAAAAATCTTCTGTAGTAGCAGGTGGATTATATAATCCAGTTGTATTAAAACGATTTTCTAAAGTATGGAAAAGTCAAGAACAATTAAAATTGGCCCTACCAATCTATAATACTATTCAAAACAGATTACAAACAAAAATCGATTATAAAATACCTGTTAGGCGTAGATTTACATCTTTAGAAGAACAAAATAATTGGTTTGAGGCTTCAGATAAAGACGGTTTAAAACCTTTTTTATGTACAACGTTAATAGATAATCAAAATCCTTCTATCGATGCTAATTTTAAGTTAGGTGAAGTATTAGAAACTGGCCGAATAGATACAAAAGTATTAATTGATAGTTATATTAATGAATTGACATCTAACAATCAATTTATAAATACGTCTTTTAAACATGAAGATTTAGTCTTTTCAGAACATTCAATTCAATATCAACATATTCAAGCAAAATATATTGTATTTGCAGAAGGATTTGGATTAAAGCAAAATCCCTTTTTTAAAAACTTACCTTTAAATGGAACAAAAGGTGAATTAATTACTATAAAAGCTCCACAATTAGATTTAGATTATGTATTAAAATCTAGCGCTTTTATCATACCTCAAAAAGAAGATATTTACGTTGTAGGCGCTACTTACGAATGGGTAGACAAAACCAACAAAACAACAAATAAAGCTAAAGAAGAGCTTTTAAATAAGCTTAAAACCTTTATCAAATGTGATTTTGAAGTTATAGATCAAGTAGCAGGTATTCGACCAACAGTTAAAGATAGAAGACCTTTAGTTGGATCACATCCAAAGTATAAAAATATGTTTGTACTAAATGGTTTAGGAACACGAGGTGTTATGATTGGTCCTTATATAGCTAATCAATTGTATAACTTTATAGAAAAAGGTATTAGTTTAGATACCGAAATCAATATAGATCGCTTCCTAAATTAAAACAGCCAACTTATTTTTTGGCAAGACTTTTATCGTAACTCATAAAAATATTAATCCAAATATTTCTAGAAAGTCTAACAATTACAGGGTAAAATAAAATTAGAGCGCCAACTATAGCTATAAAAGCTGTTTTTAAGGTGCTTCCTAAAAATAAATAGCTAATTAGAAAAGCGGCAACACCAAAAGCTATACCAACAGCATAACTAACATACATGGCACCGTAAAAAAACGAAGGTTCTATCTTGTATTTTGTATTACAATTACTGCAACGTTCATGCATGCTAAATAGTTTTGTGATGTTATAAGGATTAGAATCTTCGTACATACATTCTTCTTGACATTTAGGACAAGCACCAGTTACTATAGAGTATATTTTAGAACCTTTTTTAAACATAATATTTGTGTACTTTTGCAAAGTTTAATACCACAAAATTAAAGCTTCTTTAGAAGATTATAAGTAACAAAAGTCACAAATCTATGCTTAACATACATAATTTATCAATTTCGTTTCAAGGAGAATATCTTTTTGAAGAAATAACATTTAAACTAAATGGCGGTGATAGAGTTGGGCTTATTGGTAAAAACGGAGCAGGAAAATCTACAATGCTTAAAATTCTTTCTAAAGAAATGGAGCCAGATTCCGGTCAAATTGCAGCAGATAAAGATTTAAAAATAGGCTTTTTAAAACAAGATATAGACTTTGTTTTTGGTAGAACAGTATTAGAAGAATCTTACCAAGCTTTTACCGAAATTAAAGAGCTAGAAGCTAAAATGCTTTCTATAAATACTCAACTTGCAGAACGTACAGATTACGAGTCTGAAAGTTATAATGATTTAATGATCTCGCTTAATGATGTACAACATCAATACGAAATTTTAGGTGGATATAATTATCAAGGTGAAACCGAAAAGATTTTACAAGGATTAGGATTTAAGCGCGAAGATTTTGATAAACTAACAGATACATTTTCTGGTGGTTGGCGTATGCGTATAGAATTGGCAAAGCTTTTATTACAAAACAACGATATTTTATTGTTAGATGAGCCAACAAACCATTTGGATATAGAATCTATAATCTGGTTAGAAGGATTTTTAAATAATTATTCTGGCGCAGTAGTTATAGTCTCTCATGATAAAATGTTTTTGGACAATGTAACTAATCGTACTATAGAAATTTCACTAGGTAGAATTTACGACTATCCTAAACCATACTCCAAATATTTAGTGTTGCGTCAAGAAATAAAAGAACAACAATTAGCAGCACAAAAAAATCAGCAAAAGCAAATAGAGCAAACCGAAAAGTTAATAGAAAAATTTCGTGCAAAAGCCAGTAAAGCAACTATGGCGCAATCGTTAATAAAAAAGCTAGATCGTATGGATATAATCGAAGTTGATGAAGACGATAATAGCGTAATGACTTTAAATTTTCCAGTTTCTATAACACCAGGAAAAGTTGTGGTAGAAGCAAATGATGTCTCTAAAAACTACGATAAAAAGCAAGTATTAACATCGGTAAATTTATTGATAGAACGTGATGTAAAAACCGCTTTTGTTGGTCAAAATGGTCAAGGAAAATCAACATTAGCAAAAATAATTGTTGGCGATTTAAAGCACGACGGTAATCTTAAAATAGGACACAATGTTCAAATAGGATATTTTGCTCAAAATCAAGCCGAATATCTTGATGGTAGTAAGACTGTTTTAGATACTATGATAGACGCAGCTAACGAAACCAACAGAAGTAAAGTGCGTGATATTTTAGGGTCTTTTCTATTTAGAGGTGAAGAAGTAGATAAGTATGTAAGAGTACTTTCTGGTGGCGAGCGTAATAGGTTAGCGCTAGCAAAACTTATGCTTCAACCATTTAACGTGTTAGTA from Mesoflavibacter profundi includes:
- a CDS encoding DUF983 domain-containing protein, whose protein sequence is MFKKGSKIYSIVTGACPKCQEECMYEDSNPYNITKLFSMHERCSNCNTKYKIEPSFFYGAMYVSYAVGIAFGVAAFLISYLFLGSTLKTAFIAIVGALILFYPVIVRLSRNIWINIFMSYDKSLAKK
- a CDS encoding NAD(P)/FAD-dependent oxidoreductase, encoding MSVFLYPLLTFVVMNIDYIIVGCGLAGIAFCEQLKINNKSFIVFDDKSQKSSVVAGGLYNPVVLKRFSKVWKSQEQLKLALPIYNTIQNRLQTKIDYKIPVRRRFTSLEEQNNWFEASDKDGLKPFLCTTLIDNQNPSIDANFKLGEVLETGRIDTKVLIDSYINELTSNNQFINTSFKHEDLVFSEHSIQYQHIQAKYIVFAEGFGLKQNPFFKNLPLNGTKGELITIKAPQLDLDYVLKSSAFIIPQKEDIYVVGATYEWVDKTNKTTNKAKEELLNKLKTFIKCDFEVIDQVAGIRPTVKDRRPLVGSHPKYKNMFVLNGLGTRGVMIGPYIANQLYNFIEKGISLDTEINIDRFLN
- the porN gene encoding type IX secretion system ring subunit PorN/GldN, with protein sequence MNYKSLLAIVFGVAFTAQLNAQANILNAKDPEEIGVRTEEQKALDNDKPLEYGYVDDRDIMFAKMTWEKVVLDERVNFPLYYPVDTNNIGSDRRSLFDVLTKAVDQGKITDVYSDSYFTGKRTQKELDQIRTSVDTMDIGYDQLNADGYVDPEYIITRTISSYNVSAYLIKGLWYFDKRQGELKYRILALAPAAPDVNFIDSNDEANNEPIPLFWIFYPDARDVLHEAKAFNTKNSAMPFSFDHILNSRRFNGVIYKEENVYGDREVKEYIAENALMQLLESERIKEKIRNFELDMWSY
- a CDS encoding ABC-F family ATP-binding cassette domain-containing protein; this encodes MLNIHNLSISFQGEYLFEEITFKLNGGDRVGLIGKNGAGKSTMLKILSKEMEPDSGQIAADKDLKIGFLKQDIDFVFGRTVLEESYQAFTEIKELEAKMLSINTQLAERTDYESESYNDLMISLNDVQHQYEILGGYNYQGETEKILQGLGFKREDFDKLTDTFSGGWRMRIELAKLLLQNNDILLLDEPTNHLDIESIIWLEGFLNNYSGAVVIVSHDKMFLDNVTNRTIEISLGRIYDYPKPYSKYLVLRQEIKEQQLAAQKNQQKQIEQTEKLIEKFRAKASKATMAQSLIKKLDRMDIIEVDEDDNSVMTLNFPVSITPGKVVVEANDVSKNYDKKQVLTSVNLLIERDVKTAFVGQNGQGKSTLAKIIVGDLKHDGNLKIGHNVQIGYFAQNQAEYLDGSKTVLDTMIDAANETNRSKVRDILGSFLFRGEEVDKYVRVLSGGERNRLALAKLMLQPFNVLVMDEPTNHLDIKSKNVLKDALKRFEGTLILVSHDRDFLQGLTNTVFEFKDGNIKEYLGDIDFYLEQRNVENLREVEKRTIEKDLPKDSNKKSYEEQKKLKSLNNKLSNTEAKINQLEKEIKEIDVDLATNYDEVVNQPNFFDKYQQKKDQLAQLMEDWEAITIQIETLE